The Rhizobium etli 8C-3 genome has a segment encoding these proteins:
- a CDS encoding DUF6766 family protein, which produces MKRYAYGWITAIFFLVSILGHWVFGWFAYVDEARQHAQTPQFSEYAIQLSRDTFENWQSEFLQLMWQVAGLAYFLYVGSPTSKENDDRLEAKIDELLKINAGERGAEIIAELDERFLRVHGHAKPHGHSQ; this is translated from the coding sequence ATGAAACGCTACGCTTACGGGTGGATTACAGCCATTTTCTTTCTCGTTTCAATCCTGGGACACTGGGTTTTCGGTTGGTTCGCATACGTCGATGAGGCGAGGCAACATGCCCAAACTCCTCAGTTTTCTGAATACGCTATCCAGCTCTCCCGAGATACTTTTGAAAATTGGCAATCGGAATTCCTCCAGTTGATGTGGCAAGTGGCGGGACTTGCTTATTTTCTCTATGTCGGCTCGCCTACCTCTAAGGAGAACGACGACAGACTTGAGGCAAAAATAGATGAGTTGCTCAAGATCAATGCCGGTGAGAGAGGCGCTGAAATCATTGCTGAGCTCGACGAGCGCTTTCTGCGGGTTCACGGTCATGCCAAGCCTCACGGCCATTCGCAGTGA
- a CDS encoding amylo-alpha-1,6-glucosidase: protein MPVHGQELGSPAVRSGGPPVQFFIPAAASLHERRPRTLKHGDTFCVFDHNGDALSGPGSPEGLFHRDTRHLSHFYLTIGGQRPLLLSSSLREDNATLTCDLTNPDLYDQDRLTIAHDLIHIRRSQFLWQGSLHERITVHNFDDRLHRVSLQIAFAADFADLFEVRGTSRARRGRIDSPIMDRDTILLSYEGLDRKRRVSRIGFFPPPSELHEGTARFELDLQPQGTQTYFLRVDCNPQDETRTGLKPFFIAMRDARRALQSTSSRAASISSSNDIFNEIVRRSMSDLNMLITDTEQGPFPYAGIPWFSTVFGRDALITALQTLWLDPAIAKGVLKHLAANQATEFDPMADAEPGKILHEVRCGEMAELKEVPFRRYYGSVDATPLFVILAGEYFKRTGDLETIRGIWPNIHAALDWIIEHGDGDGDGFVEYGRQVHEGLINQGWKDSHDSVFHADGSLAAGPIALVEVQAYAYGAFMEAAELCQRLGERARAVSLTARAVALQKNFDIAFYDEELETYVLALDGSRRPCRVRSSNAGHVLLTGLAFPHRAEVVVRTLLGGPSFPGWGIRTVASTEARYNPMSYHNGSIWPHDNALIGIGMARYGFKQEAAKILEGLFAAASYIDLRRLPELICGFPRRRAQGPTFYPVACAPQAWAAVAPLSLLQSCLGILFDPIESQVTFNEPMLPAFLDEVVLRNLSVPKGKIDVAIRRSKKNVVVDVLERKGDIKVLTAAR from the coding sequence ATGCCGGTGCATGGCCAGGAGTTGGGTTCGCCCGCTGTCAGAAGCGGGGGGCCGCCCGTCCAGTTTTTCATTCCCGCGGCTGCGTCTTTGCACGAAAGGCGGCCGCGCACGCTCAAGCATGGTGATACGTTTTGCGTTTTCGATCATAATGGCGACGCCCTGTCAGGCCCCGGAAGTCCTGAGGGACTGTTCCATCGTGACACGCGTCATCTTTCCCACTTCTACCTGACGATCGGCGGGCAGCGGCCGCTACTTCTGTCGTCGTCGCTCAGGGAGGACAACGCGACGTTGACGTGCGACCTGACAAACCCGGATCTCTACGACCAGGACCGCCTGACCATTGCCCATGACCTCATCCATATACGACGATCGCAGTTCCTCTGGCAGGGAAGCCTGCATGAACGAATAACTGTCCATAATTTCGATGACAGACTGCATAGGGTCTCGCTGCAGATTGCTTTTGCCGCGGACTTTGCGGATCTGTTCGAGGTGCGGGGAACAAGCCGTGCCCGCAGGGGGCGGATCGACAGCCCGATCATGGACCGAGATACTATTTTGCTGAGCTACGAGGGGCTCGACCGCAAGCGGAGGGTCTCACGCATTGGCTTCTTCCCGCCGCCAAGCGAATTGCACGAAGGAACAGCTCGCTTCGAGCTCGACCTGCAGCCGCAAGGGACCCAGACTTACTTTCTGCGCGTCGATTGCAACCCGCAAGACGAAACCCGCACAGGCTTGAAACCATTCTTTATTGCTATGCGTGATGCCCGTCGGGCTTTGCAATCGACGTCGTCCCGTGCGGCTTCGATCAGCTCGTCCAACGACATCTTCAATGAGATCGTCCGGCGAAGCATGTCCGACCTGAACATGCTCATCACCGATACGGAGCAGGGACCATTTCCATATGCCGGCATTCCTTGGTTCAGCACAGTGTTCGGCCGCGACGCGCTGATCACCGCCCTGCAGACACTGTGGTTGGATCCGGCGATTGCCAAAGGTGTTCTCAAGCATCTCGCTGCCAATCAAGCCACCGAATTCGACCCGATGGCCGATGCCGAACCAGGCAAAATACTTCATGAGGTACGCTGTGGCGAAATGGCGGAGCTCAAAGAAGTGCCATTCCGACGGTACTATGGCAGTGTTGACGCGACACCGCTGTTCGTGATCCTGGCCGGCGAATATTTCAAGAGAACGGGTGACCTGGAGACTATAAGAGGTATCTGGCCAAACATTCACGCTGCCCTTGATTGGATTATTGAACATGGCGACGGTGATGGTGACGGTTTTGTCGAATACGGCCGGCAGGTGCACGAGGGGCTGATCAACCAAGGCTGGAAGGACAGCCATGACAGTGTCTTTCATGCAGATGGATCCCTGGCAGCCGGGCCCATCGCGCTCGTCGAAGTGCAGGCATATGCCTACGGTGCATTTATGGAAGCAGCAGAGCTTTGCCAGAGACTTGGCGAACGGGCGCGGGCAGTTTCCTTGACCGCGCGCGCTGTTGCATTGCAGAAGAATTTCGACATTGCTTTTTATGACGAGGAACTGGAAACATATGTTCTGGCTCTCGACGGGTCTAGGCGGCCCTGCCGCGTCCGCTCATCGAATGCCGGCCATGTCCTGCTGACGGGACTTGCATTTCCGCACCGCGCCGAAGTCGTCGTGCGCACACTTTTGGGCGGTCCTTCATTTCCCGGTTGGGGCATACGCACGGTGGCGTCGACCGAAGCGCGCTACAATCCCATGAGCTATCACAACGGATCCATCTGGCCGCACGACAATGCGCTGATCGGGATTGGAATGGCGCGTTATGGATTCAAGCAAGAGGCGGCAAAGATACTTGAGGGACTCTTTGCTGCGGCGAGTTACATCGACCTCAGGCGATTGCCCGAGCTGATCTGCGGTTTTCCACGACGGCGCGCTCAAGGACCGACATTCTATCCGGTGGCCTGCGCACCACAAGCGTGGGCGGCTGTTGCGCCGCTGTCGCTGCTCCAGTCCTGCCTGGGCATCCTCTTCGATCCGATCGAAAGCCAGGTGACCTTTAACGAGCCGATGCTGCCGGCTTTCCTCGATGAGGTGGTTCTCAGGAACCTTTCCGTGCCCAAAGGAAAAATCGACGTTGCAATACGACGGTCCAAAAAAAACGTCGTGGTCGATGTGCTGGAAAGAAAAGGAGACATCAAGGTTCTGACCGCCGCCCGATAG
- a CDS encoding glycosyltransferase family 4 protein, which yields MKIAQIAPLAERVPPKLYGGTERIVSYLTEELVRQGHDVTLFASGDSLTSAKLVSCSDVALRLHPSMKDPLPYQVVMLEEIRRRALDFDVLHFHIDFLHFPVIREFADRTVTTLHGRLDLPDLKPLYRMFSDIPLVSISNDQRLPMPAVDWAGTVYHGLPIDILPFTERPRGGYLAFLGRISPEKRPDIAIEIASRVGMPLKIAAKVDAADYVYWDSIIKPMVEMHANVEFVGEINEHQKASFLGNASALLFPIDWPEPFGLVMIEAMACGTPVLAFRRGSVPEIIEDGISGIAVDSVAEAIENIDWLLRLDRRQVRTAFERSFTAERMARDYLAIYRRLPGVRLKAPRLRRPVKGTPELQVIA from the coding sequence ATGAAGATCGCTCAGATAGCACCACTTGCAGAACGCGTTCCGCCGAAGCTCTACGGAGGAACCGAACGGATCGTCTCATACCTGACAGAGGAGCTCGTCCGGCAAGGCCATGACGTCACCTTGTTTGCCAGCGGCGATTCCCTCACGTCTGCCAAACTTGTTTCCTGTTCGGACGTGGCCCTACGTCTCCATCCAAGTATGAAGGACCCATTGCCGTACCAGGTCGTGATGCTGGAGGAGATACGCCGGCGAGCTCTGGACTTCGATGTGTTGCATTTCCACATTGATTTCTTGCATTTTCCGGTCATCCGGGAATTTGCCGATCGGACTGTGACAACGCTCCATGGAAGACTGGACCTGCCGGACCTGAAGCCCCTCTACAGAATGTTTTCTGACATTCCGCTTGTATCGATCTCAAACGATCAACGCCTGCCGATGCCTGCCGTTGATTGGGCAGGGACTGTCTATCATGGATTGCCGATCGATATCCTTCCATTCACCGAACGTCCACGCGGTGGATATCTCGCTTTCCTGGGGCGGATTTCACCTGAAAAGCGTCCTGACATCGCAATTGAGATTGCATCCCGCGTGGGCATGCCGCTCAAGATCGCCGCAAAGGTGGATGCCGCCGACTACGTCTACTGGGATAGCATCATCAAGCCGATGGTCGAGATGCATGCGAATGTGGAGTTCGTTGGCGAAATCAACGAGCATCAGAAGGCCAGCTTCCTGGGTAATGCCAGTGCTCTTCTTTTCCCAATTGACTGGCCGGAGCCCTTCGGACTGGTTATGATCGAAGCCATGGCCTGCGGGACGCCGGTGCTGGCCTTCCGTCGCGGGTCGGTACCTGAGATTATCGAAGATGGTATTTCGGGGATTGCCGTCGATAGCGTTGCGGAAGCCATTGAAAATATCGACTGGCTCTTGAGGCTTGATCGTCGGCAGGTCCGCACAGCATTCGAGCGCAGCTTCACTGCAGAACGCATGGCCCGAGATTACCTGGCAATCTATCGGCGGTTGCCAGGTGTGCGCTTGAAAGCGCCGCGACTACGCCGTCCTGTCAAGGGGACACCCGAACTGCAGGTTATCGCATAA
- a CDS encoding Hsp20 family protein: MRNEFDFAPLYRSSIGFDRVFNLLNNAQRFQAVDTWPPYDIVKLGEDEYRITMAVAGFAEEDLSLTHERNVLVVAGAKPDKEDMQYLHHGIAGRSFERRFELADHVKVLGASLKNGLLSVELKREIPEEMKPRRIAIGTNEPKRAEEATEPLQIEGEKQVA; the protein is encoded by the coding sequence ATGAGAAACGAATTCGACTTCGCCCCCCTTTACCGGTCCAGCATCGGCTTCGACCGCGTCTTCAATCTCCTCAACAATGCGCAGCGGTTTCAAGCCGTCGATACCTGGCCGCCCTATGACATCGTCAAGCTAGGCGAGGACGAGTACCGCATAACCATGGCAGTTGCAGGCTTCGCCGAGGAAGACCTGTCGCTCACACACGAGCGAAATGTGCTCGTCGTTGCCGGTGCCAAGCCCGACAAGGAGGATATGCAATATCTGCATCACGGTATCGCCGGCCGGTCGTTCGAACGACGTTTCGAGCTTGCCGACCATGTTAAGGTGCTTGGGGCGAGCCTGAAGAACGGCCTTCTATCGGTCGAGCTGAAACGCGAGATCCCCGAAGAGATGAAGCCGCGACGCATTGCTATCGGAACGAATGAGCCAAAGCGGGCCGAAGAGGCGACTGAGCCGCTGCAGATCGAAGGCGAAAAACAGGTGGCGTGA
- a CDS encoding acylphosphatase codes for MTILGELDAVSFIPWVRRHAAKLGLAQAIAHTSSERLEVDIAGPVELIDMMEIACLLGPIDVWVETIHRTPIDRGTG; via the coding sequence ATGACGATCCTCGGCGAACTTGACGCCGTCTCCTTCATTCCTTGGGTCCGACGCCATGCCGCTAAGCTCGGGCTTGCCCAGGCGATCGCCCATACCAGTTCCGAGCGGCTCGAGGTCGACATTGCCGGGCCCGTGGAGTTGATCGACATGATGGAGATCGCATGTTTGCTCGGTCCCATCGATGTTTGGGTCGAGACAATCCACCGCACACCAATCGACAGGGGAACGGGCTGA
- a CDS encoding Rieske (2Fe-2S) protein codes for MLSDTTGSWTPVALSADLPKGTVVPARTPAGQIALWRSRSGRVAASADRCPHRGMRLSHGFVRGEALSCIYHGWSYTRTGTCLRIPAHPGLTPPETIRLETQRVEESDGVIWVGAGQPVAGPPRLEGLVPLRSLVADARTQLVEAAANGKAGPNGLVWHAHNGQTIRLLLVPQDAGQTLIHVLLDKDSSLAARIAASRASETLRRMAEALQAKGKAS; via the coding sequence ATGCTGTCTGACACGACGGGTTCCTGGACGCCAGTCGCCCTTTCCGCGGATTTGCCCAAGGGAACCGTTGTTCCAGCACGGACGCCAGCCGGGCAGATTGCCCTTTGGCGAAGTCGGTCGGGGCGCGTGGCAGCATCGGCCGACCGGTGTCCGCATCGCGGCATGCGCTTGTCTCACGGTTTCGTGCGTGGCGAGGCACTTTCGTGCATTTATCACGGCTGGAGTTACACCCGGACTGGAACCTGTCTGCGCATCCCGGCCCATCCGGGCCTCACTCCGCCCGAAACGATCCGCTTGGAGACGCAACGGGTCGAAGAGTCTGACGGCGTCATCTGGGTTGGCGCCGGGCAACCTGTGGCCGGGCCCCCGCGGCTTGAAGGTCTGGTTCCATTGCGGTCCTTGGTGGCAGATGCCCGCACGCAGTTGGTCGAGGCTGCAGCGAACGGAAAGGCTGGCCCCAATGGCCTTGTCTGGCATGCGCACAACGGCCAGACAATCCGGCTGTTGCTCGTTCCCCAAGACGCCGGCCAGACATTGATTCATGTCCTGCTTGACAAAGATAGCAGCCTGGCCGCGCGCATCGCCGCCTCACGGGCATCTGAAACTTTGCGGCGGATGGCCGAGGCGCTTCAGGCAAAAGGGAAAGCGTCATGA
- a CDS encoding aromatic ring-hydroxylating oxygenase subunit alpha, with protein sequence MRQDAMINEWYPVGLFSQLDMEGRKTALMGEPIEVALDGHGNINVKSSDGRFLPVCLRYGHIWSSVGKPRKDLFSIPEADQAGRRFVDVGVARVRCSPLRAVENFLDIAHFPFVHTDILGAEPHTEVHDYKVEIREEEDEVWATQVKFYQPQAAKSASGGITTEYMYRVPAPTCSVLYKTCPPRPGEWDVIALFVQPLAEDLCDVWPWMALFDDATPMTDLIHFQQTIFLQDRSILENQIPRLLPLDPGMEIPTRADLTSIAYRRWLKRHHYTYGAQLVAQ encoded by the coding sequence ATGAGGCAAGACGCGATGATCAACGAGTGGTATCCCGTCGGCCTCTTCAGCCAGCTTGACATGGAGGGGCGCAAGACCGCCCTGATGGGAGAGCCTATCGAAGTGGCACTTGATGGCCACGGAAACATCAACGTGAAATCCAGCGACGGGCGATTTCTCCCGGTTTGTCTCCGATACGGCCATATATGGTCCTCTGTCGGCAAACCTCGAAAGGATCTTTTTTCAATTCCTGAGGCCGATCAGGCCGGCCGCCGCTTTGTCGATGTCGGTGTCGCTCGCGTGCGCTGCTCGCCGCTTCGCGCGGTGGAGAACTTTCTCGACATAGCGCATTTTCCCTTTGTTCATACCGACATTTTGGGCGCCGAGCCCCACACCGAAGTTCACGACTACAAGGTCGAAATCCGCGAAGAAGAAGACGAGGTCTGGGCCACGCAGGTCAAATTCTACCAACCGCAGGCTGCCAAGTCGGCAAGCGGCGGCATCACGACCGAATACATGTACCGCGTGCCGGCGCCGACTTGCTCCGTCCTTTACAAGACCTGTCCGCCTCGCCCCGGTGAATGGGATGTCATCGCTCTTTTCGTCCAGCCCCTTGCTGAAGACCTGTGTGACGTCTGGCCATGGATGGCGCTCTTCGACGATGCCACGCCGATGACCGATCTGATTCACTTTCAGCAGACGATCTTCCTTCAGGACCGGTCCATTCTCGAAAACCAGATCCCCAGGCTCCTGCCCCTCGATCCCGGAATGGAAATCCCCACCAGAGCCGACCTGACATCGATCGCTTACAGGCGCTGGCTGAAGCGCCACCACTACACCTATGGGGCACAATTGGTGGCGCAATGA
- a CDS encoding glutathione S-transferase family protein: protein MKLYDYVLSPSCYKVRLMAALAGVKLEIRPVDFHPGAEHRSIELMAINPAGSIPIFEDGDLILTESAAILTYLAAKAAPRWLGSGTPEETACVQQWLSFSHRLTANLGGARLHEMLLRPGDIASLQAHGIAALRELEAKLVERGLRGFRFLASNHPTIADIACFPYVALAPDGGISLDPYPTIRLWSRAIRSLDNFIEMPGIHRLHELKPDPCVQPDEV, encoded by the coding sequence ATGAAGCTCTATGATTACGTTCTCTCGCCCAGTTGCTACAAAGTTCGCCTGATGGCGGCATTGGCCGGCGTGAAGCTGGAAATCCGGCCGGTCGACTTTCATCCCGGCGCCGAGCACCGCAGCATCGAGCTCATGGCGATCAATCCGGCGGGCTCGATCCCGATCTTCGAAGATGGCGATCTGATCCTGACTGAATCCGCCGCCATACTGACCTACCTCGCCGCCAAGGCGGCGCCAAGGTGGCTAGGCAGCGGCACGCCGGAAGAAACGGCGTGCGTCCAGCAGTGGCTTTCCTTCTCACACCGGCTGACCGCCAACCTCGGAGGTGCGCGCCTTCATGAAATGCTTCTGCGGCCGGGAGACATCGCCTCGCTTCAAGCACACGGGATCGCCGCGCTTCGCGAACTGGAAGCGAAGCTTGTCGAGCGGGGCTTGCGAGGATTTCGGTTCCTGGCGTCGAACCACCCGACAATTGCCGATATCGCGTGCTTTCCCTACGTGGCGCTCGCCCCGGATGGCGGCATCTCGCTCGACCCCTATCCCACCATCAGGCTCTGGTCGCGTGCAATCCGCAGCCTCGACAATTTTATCGAGATGCCTGGCATCCACAGGCTGCACGAATTAAAGCCCGACCCCTGCGTTCAACCGGACGAGGTGTGA
- a CDS encoding amidohydrolase — protein sequence MGGHLLTNCAAVIANDGEGLRVCRNVDLLTNGPSIVAIGENLRKGGLPAGTITQDATGWFVYPGLVNTHHHFFQCFVRNRAELDWTKLSVIEWLDRIYPIFSHLTEDCFYHASVTAMAEMIKHGCTTAFDHQYCFPRRAGKQLIDRQFEAAELLGMRFHAGRGGNTLPKSEGSTIPDAMLETTDEFIADCARLIDTYHDANPFSMRQVVVAPCQPVNCYRETFVEAAALARDRSVQLHTHVGEGESPVIEARHGMRTVDYCEELGFAGPDTFYAHCWELTHDELRMMAASGTGVSHCPEPVYLVGAEVTDIPAMSAFGLRVGLGCDGAASNDNSNLMHCLHSAYMLQCLTASTRAHPVPPPVDFLGYATTGGAALLGRRDIGRLAPGMAADLFAIDTRRMDYIGTRHDPLSLIAKVGVGMPTDMTMINGRIVWAKGEFIGLDELALFSEAEAALATVEF from the coding sequence TTGGGCGGTCATCTCCTGACGAATTGTGCTGCCGTCATCGCCAACGATGGCGAGGGGCTGCGTGTGTGCCGGAACGTGGACCTGCTGACGAACGGTCCTTCGATCGTTGCAATCGGCGAAAATCTCCGCAAAGGAGGGCTGCCGGCCGGGACCATCACTCAGGACGCGACCGGCTGGTTCGTCTATCCGGGGCTCGTCAATACCCACCACCACTTCTTCCAATGCTTTGTGCGCAACCGGGCGGAGCTCGACTGGACGAAGCTTTCGGTCATCGAATGGCTTGATCGCATCTATCCAATCTTCTCGCACCTGACCGAGGACTGCTTTTATCATGCCTCCGTCACCGCCATGGCGGAGATGATCAAGCACGGCTGCACGACGGCCTTCGACCACCAGTACTGCTTCCCGCGCCGAGCTGGCAAGCAACTGATCGACCGTCAGTTCGAGGCAGCCGAGCTGCTGGGCATGCGCTTTCATGCGGGCCGCGGTGGCAACACGCTGCCGAAGTCCGAAGGTTCGACCATCCCGGACGCCATGCTGGAGACGACGGACGAATTCATCGCCGACTGCGCGCGCCTGATCGACACTTACCACGATGCAAACCCCTTCAGCATGCGGCAGGTCGTGGTCGCGCCTTGCCAGCCGGTCAACTGCTATAGAGAGACATTCGTCGAGGCAGCAGCGCTGGCCCGCGACCGCAGCGTGCAGCTCCATACCCATGTCGGCGAAGGCGAAAGCCCCGTCATCGAGGCTCGACACGGCATGAGGACGGTCGATTACTGCGAAGAACTCGGATTTGCCGGTCCCGATACCTTTTATGCCCATTGCTGGGAACTCACCCATGACGAACTGCGCATGATGGCGGCAAGCGGCACCGGTGTCTCCCACTGCCCCGAGCCGGTCTATCTGGTCGGCGCCGAGGTCACCGATATTCCCGCCATGTCGGCCTTCGGTCTCCGTGTCGGACTCGGCTGCGATGGAGCCGCCTCGAACGACAATTCAAACCTGATGCATTGCTTGCACTCCGCCTACATGCTGCAGTGTTTGACAGCCTCGACACGCGCGCATCCCGTCCCGCCTCCGGTCGATTTTCTCGGCTATGCGACAACCGGCGGGGCAGCCCTCCTCGGCCGCCGGGATATCGGCCGGCTTGCTCCGGGCATGGCCGCCGACCTGTTTGCAATTGACACCCGGCGCATGGATTACATCGGCACGCGGCATGACCCGCTGAGCCTGATTGCCAAAGTAGGCGTCGGAATGCCGACCGACATGACAATGATCAACGGACGCATCGTCTGGGCCAAGGGCGAGTTCATCGGGCTCGATGAACTGGCGCTGTTTTCCGAAGCCGAGGCTGCACTCGCAACTGTGGAATTCTAA
- a CDS encoding BMP family ABC transporter substrate-binding protein, which produces MKNLTRRTLMKAVAASGLAGALGGRTSMAADEPLGISLVIPSPVGDVGWGHALAAGLEPVKAAYGDKVKVTVIENIPEGPDADRIMNKTVADGNKFLIAGSFGYQNGALQIARRNPAVTVLHASGFQVAPNFSPFAAKYFQGTYLLGMAAAALSKTGKLGSVSAFAIPELITSINAFTLGAQSVKPDIEVSVVWVNSWFDPAKEQEAAKALMAQKCDVIFSNAQDTPSVISACEEAGVYAFNLNSSMKKYAAKTYLGCVATDWSPFFKASVDAHIAGTFKGGNAFLGVAEKVVEVADWNPDIPADVMTKIKEIEAKIASGSFTPFTGPITKADGSDAAPSGATLTDGEVVAMNWHVKGVTTPLPK; this is translated from the coding sequence CTGAAAAACCTCACCCGCAGAACATTGATGAAGGCTGTTGCCGCCTCCGGCCTCGCAGGCGCGCTTGGCGGCCGCACTTCCATGGCAGCCGACGAGCCGCTCGGCATTTCCCTCGTGATCCCCTCGCCGGTGGGCGACGTTGGCTGGGGACATGCCCTTGCCGCCGGTCTCGAACCCGTCAAGGCCGCGTACGGCGACAAAGTAAAGGTCACGGTCATCGAGAACATTCCGGAGGGTCCGGATGCCGACCGCATCATGAACAAGACGGTTGCCGACGGAAACAAATTCCTGATCGCCGGCTCCTTCGGCTATCAGAACGGTGCCCTGCAGATTGCCCGCCGGAATCCGGCGGTCACCGTGCTGCATGCCTCCGGTTTCCAGGTAGCACCGAACTTTTCGCCCTTCGCAGCCAAGTATTTTCAGGGAACCTATCTGCTTGGCATGGCAGCCGCTGCGCTCTCCAAGACCGGCAAGCTAGGCTCGGTGTCCGCCTTTGCCATTCCCGAACTGATCACGTCCATCAACGCCTTTACGCTCGGTGCTCAGTCGGTGAAACCGGATATCGAAGTGTCGGTCGTGTGGGTGAACTCGTGGTTCGATCCGGCCAAGGAGCAGGAAGCCGCAAAGGCGCTGATGGCACAGAAGTGCGATGTGATCTTTTCCAATGCGCAGGACACGCCGTCGGTCATCTCGGCTTGCGAGGAAGCTGGCGTTTACGCGTTCAACCTCAACTCGTCGATGAAGAAGTACGCGGCCAAGACCTATCTCGGCTGTGTCGCCACCGACTGGTCGCCGTTCTTCAAGGCCTCGGTGGACGCTCATATCGCCGGCACGTTCAAAGGCGGCAATGCCTTCCTCGGCGTCGCTGAAAAGGTCGTCGAGGTTGCAGACTGGAATCCGGATATCCCGGCCGACGTCATGACGAAAATCAAGGAGATCGAGGCGAAGATCGCCAGCGGCAGCTTCACTCCCTTCACAGGGCCGATCACCAAGGCCGATGGCAGCGATGCGGCACCGTCTGGTGCAACGCTCACTGATGGCGAGGTCGTCGCCATGAATTGGCACGTCAAGGGTGTCACGACGCCTCTGCCGAAGTGA
- a CDS encoding ABC transporter ATP-binding protein — protein MTVPLLSLRGISKSYGQNRANQAIDLDVAPKSIHAVLGENGAGKSTLMKVIYGVEQPDSGAVIWEGEPLSLASPAQARRKGIGMVFQHFSLFETLTVVENTQLVVPGRKAELTDAIGKLGRDFGLEVDPLAHVHTLSVGERQRVEIIRCLLTNPKLLILDEPTSVLPPQSVERLFETLRRLRDDGVSILFISHKLEEIRAICDRATILRGGCVTGHVDPRKHDAHDLARMMIGRDMPEPLPALPISGGEKRLEIIGLDYRPDDPFAMPLSTLSLTVRSGEILGIAGISGNGQSELASLISGEVVLPGEQRERIYMMGKDVSTLNAAARRQLGFAFVPEDRLGRGAVPEMSLTQNSLLTAHPLNLLRYGLVDEPKAMTFTNECIRQYDVRTPGPGVEAGSLSGGNLQKFIVGREIMLSPKLLFIAQPTWGVDIGAASAIRRRLVGLRNEGMAILIISEELEELFELCDFIQVLHHGVLSPALVTRDTRPEDIGRYMIGAYSSQEKAPA, from the coding sequence ATGACCGTTCCGCTCCTGTCGCTGCGCGGCATTTCCAAGAGCTACGGCCAGAACCGGGCCAATCAAGCCATAGACCTGGACGTGGCCCCCAAGTCGATCCATGCAGTCCTCGGAGAAAACGGGGCGGGTAAATCGACACTGATGAAGGTGATCTATGGCGTCGAACAACCGGACAGCGGAGCCGTTATCTGGGAAGGAGAACCTTTGAGCCTCGCATCCCCTGCGCAGGCAAGGCGCAAGGGCATCGGAATGGTCTTTCAGCACTTCTCGCTGTTCGAGACCCTGACGGTGGTGGAGAACACGCAACTGGTCGTTCCGGGCCGGAAAGCCGAACTTACTGATGCCATCGGCAAGCTCGGACGCGACTTCGGGCTCGAAGTCGATCCGCTTGCCCATGTGCACACGCTTTCCGTCGGCGAGCGGCAGCGGGTGGAGATCATCCGCTGTCTGCTGACAAACCCGAAACTGCTGATCCTCGACGAGCCGACCTCTGTCCTGCCGCCGCAATCGGTGGAGAGACTCTTCGAGACATTGCGTCGCCTGCGCGACGATGGCGTCTCCATTCTCTTCATCTCGCATAAACTGGAGGAAATCCGCGCGATCTGCGACAGGGCAACCATTCTGCGCGGCGGGTGCGTTACCGGGCATGTGGATCCGCGAAAACACGATGCTCATGACCTGGCCCGCATGATGATCGGCCGCGACATGCCGGAGCCCCTGCCGGCGTTGCCCATTTCTGGCGGGGAAAAGCGGCTTGAGATCATTGGCCTCGACTATCGGCCGGATGACCCCTTTGCCATGCCGCTCTCCACTTTAAGCCTCACGGTTCGTTCGGGCGAAATCCTCGGCATAGCCGGAATTTCCGGCAACGGGCAGAGCGAGCTTGCTTCGCTCATTTCCGGCGAAGTGGTCCTGCCAGGAGAACAGCGTGAGCGGATCTACATGATGGGAAAGGACGTGAGCACGCTCAATGCGGCTGCTCGCCGGCAGCTTGGATTTGCCTTCGTTCCCGAAGACCGGCTTGGGCGTGGCGCCGTACCCGAAATGTCGCTCACCCAAAACAGCCTGCTGACCGCTCATCCGCTCAACCTTCTCCGTTACGGTCTCGTCGACGAGCCGAAGGCGATGACATTCACCAATGAGTGCATTCGCCAGTACGATGTCCGCACGCCCGGCCCAGGGGTCGAAGCCGGCTCTCTTTCTGGCGGCAATCTGCAGAAATTCATCGTCGGCCGAGAGATCATGCTGTCTCCCAAACTGCTTTTCATCGCACAGCCGACATGGGGCGTCGATATCGGCGCAGCATCGGCCATCCGCAGGCGGCTTGTCGGGCTGCGTAACGAAGGCATGGCGATCCTCATCATTTCAGAGGAACTCGAAGAGCTTTTCGAACTCTGCGATTTCATTCAGGTGTTGCACCACGGCGTGCTGAGCCCGGCTCTCGTTACGCGGGACACGCGGCCGGAGGACATCGGCCGATATATGATCGGTGCGTATTCTTCGCAGGAGAAGGCTCCAGCATGA